A segment of the Roseiconus lacunae genome:
CGGAAGCGGTTCGACCGACAACAGTTCCTTTACGATCAGTGGGAATTCACTTGTCACTGCCGCAAACTTTGATGCGTCAGTCGACGATGAGCTAACGATTCGAGTTCGATCAACTGACTCGACCGGTCGATTCATCGAAGAAACATTCACAATCACAGTCGAACATAACAATTCGGCACCGACGGCGATCGCCATTGACAGTACCTCAGTGCCGGAGAATAGCGCGACCGGAACGACCGTCGGCACGCTCAGTACTACCGACCCTGATAGCGGTGATACACACACGTACGCGATCGTTTCGATCGACGGCAACACTTCTAGCAATGTATTCACGATTTCAGGAAATACGTTGCAAGTCGGCACGGCGTTGGACTTTGAAACCAAAGCTAGCTACAGCGTTGTGATCAGCAGTACCGATGCCGGCGGACTGTCGACCACCCAGACATTCACGATCACGGTGAGCGATGTCAATGAAGCTCCGACCGCGATCGCGTTGAGTAACTCGACCGTAGGCGATAATGCCGTCTCGGGCACCGTTGTCGGTACACTGACTTCGACCGATGTAGACGCAAGCGACACGTTCACTTACAGCCTAGTCAGTGGGACCGGGGACACTGACAATGCTTCGTTCGCAATCGATGGTGATGACTTAGTCACCGCGGCAACGATCGATTTCTCGTCACAGTCGAGCTACAGCGTTCGTGTTCGGACGACCGACTCGGGCGGGGCAACTTTTGAGCAAGTCTTTACGATCACACAGGGCAACTCGGCCCCATCCGCGATCGCGCTCAGCAGCGACACGGTGGCCGAAAATAGCAATACATCGACTACGGTTGGAACACTTTCGACAACCGACTCAAATTCGGGTGACACTCATACCTACACCTTGGTCTCCGGTGACGGCGATGACGACAACGGCTCATTCACGATTTCCGGTGACTCGCTGATCACAACCGAATCGTTTGATTTCGAAACGCAGGAAACCTACACGATTCGCGTTCGCAGCACCGATTCGACCAGTTTGTTCGTCGAGCAAGTGTTGACGATCACCGTTACCGATGTCAACGAAGCGGCCACGACGATTACGCTGGATCACTCCAGCGTCGCCGACGGCGAAGCAAGCGGTACGACCGTCGGTGCATTCTCAAGTGATGATCCCGATAGCGGTGATACGCTGACTTACACATTGGTTTCGGGGACAGGTGATACGGATAACGCGTCATTCACGATCTCCAACGGACAACTCGTGACCGCATTCGTTGCTGATCAAGCGACAAAGTCGTCTTATTCGGTTCGCGTCCAGGTCGAAGACGCCGGCGGACTGACGACCGAAGAAACGTTTACGATCACCGTGACGAGCACCAACGTCGCGCCGACGGCTGTTGCACTGTCGAGCAACACGGTTGCCGAGGATGCGACGGCTGGTACGGCGATCGGAACTCTATCCACCACCGATGCCAACGCAACCGACGTGTTTACGTACACTTTGGTTGCTGGCACCGGAGACACCGATAACGCGTCGTTTACGATCTCGGGTGATGAGCTGCAGCTTGACACGACGCTGGACTTCGAAACCAAGTCTTCCTACACCGTTCGTGTTCGTAGTACCGACCCCTTTGGGCTTTTTGTCGAGGACACGTTCACGATTACGGTGACCGACGTCAATGAAGATCCCAGCACGCTCGCGATCGATTCTGCGACCGTCGCCAACGGTGCGGCCAGTGGAACAACCGTCGGAGCGTTTTCGGTGACCGATCCCGACACGGGTGATACGGTGACTTACACATTGGTGGCCGGCGACGGTGACGACGACAACGCTTCGTTCACCATTTCTGGCAGCGATCTGGTGACGGCATTCAACGCCGATTTCTTCCAGAAGAGTTCCTACACCGTTCGCGTGCGAGCAACCGATTCGGGCGGATTGTTTACCGAAGAAGAAATCGCGATCACCGTGACCGAATCCAACGTCGCACCGACCGCGATCGCCTTATCGGCCAACTCGATCGCAGAGAATTCCGCCTCGGGAACGACGATCGGTACGTTTACGACCACCGATGCGAATACCTCTGACACCCATACCTACACCTTGGTCAGTGGAACCGGTGACGATGACAATGCGTCGTTTACGATCGATGGCGACGAGCTGAAACTGGCAATCGTGCCCGACTTTGAAACCAAGTCGACCTACACGATCCGCGTTCGCAGTACCGACAGCGGTAGCTTGATGGTCGAAGAGACGTTCACCATCAACGTGACCGATGTCAATGAAGCCGCGACGACGTTGACACTGGGGTCAAACCATGTCGCCGACGGGGAAGCCTCGGGGACAACCGTTGGGGCGTTCGCAAACGACGACCCCGATCAAGGTGATACGTTCACGTACACATTAGTCAGCGGAACCGGCGACGATGACAACGCTTCGTTCACCATCTCGGGTGACGAACTGGTCACCGCCTTCGCCGCCGACCAAGCCACCAAATCGACTTACTCGGTCTTGGTACAAGTCGAAGATGCCGGAGGGTTGACCACGCAGCAATCGTTCACAATCAATATCACCGCAGCAAATACGGCACCGACCGCGATCGTCTTGTCCGCCAATACGGTTGCCGAGGACGCCGCATCGGGGACTGACGTCGGAACATTGACCGCGACTGATGCCAAT
Coding sequences within it:
- a CDS encoding beta strand repeat-containing protein, whose translation is MRQVTKALISLVKPQRLASNRHRIASRRGRKARLEALESRRVLAATVASFTPTPSGFVAELSEEIDASKINLYDSENGLAGDADVTVTGASGGAVEGSLIIDGTTLTFVATGDALPADTYTVTLRSAADGFTDLADGELLDGDNNSTAGGNFVDTFTVTTPGTLTVGLPDVVRGPTQAIQVPASESGTALPPGLPIQLSDADGVTSVTLTIEFDPDLLDISSVQLGTDAPTGSQVQANLDTPGVATISFFSVGPMSAGQADIIDIIASVPEDATYGAMQAIEITAIEVNAGALTANTDDAIQVVAFPGDANRNQRYDAEDARLISRVGVELDSGFVFNDPTATSASTMLYPTIDPMLIGDVSGNGELSPLDSSDLLRQVVGLSTPNIPDLPDAQAPTAVALSEDTINDSVAIGTTVGTFSTTDPDSGDTHTYTLVSGSGSTDNSSFTISGNSLVTAANFDASVDDELTIRVRSTDSTGRFIEETFTITVEHNNSAPTAIAIDSTSVPENSATGTTVGTLSTTDPDSGDTHTYAIVSIDGNTSSNVFTISGNTLQVGTALDFETKASYSVVISSTDAGGLSTTQTFTITVSDVNEAPTAIALSNSTVGDNAVSGTVVGTLTSTDVDASDTFTYSLVSGTGDTDNASFAIDGDDLVTAATIDFSSQSSYSVRVRTTDSGGATFEQVFTITQGNSAPSAIALSSDTVAENSNTSTTVGTLSTTDSNSGDTHTYTLVSGDGDDDNGSFTISGDSLITTESFDFETQETYTIRVRSTDSTSLFVEQVLTITVTDVNEAATTITLDHSSVADGEASGTTVGAFSSDDPDSGDTLTYTLVSGTGDTDNASFTISNGQLVTAFVADQATKSSYSVRVQVEDAGGLTTEETFTITVTSTNVAPTAVALSSNTVAEDATAGTAIGTLSTTDANATDVFTYTLVAGTGDTDNASFTISGDELQLDTTLDFETKSSYTVRVRSTDPFGLFVEDTFTITVTDVNEDPSTLAIDSATVANGAASGTTVGAFSVTDPDTGDTVTYTLVAGDGDDDNASFTISGSDLVTAFNADFFQKSSYTVRVRATDSGGLFTEEEIAITVTESNVAPTAIALSANSIAENSASGTTIGTFTTTDANTSDTHTYTLVSGTGDDDNASFTIDGDELKLAIVPDFETKSTYTIRVRSTDSGSLMVEETFTINVTDVNEAATTLTLGSNHVADGEASGTTVGAFANDDPDQGDTFTYTLVSGTGDDDNASFTISGDELVTAFAADQATKSTYSVLVQVEDAGGLTTQQSFTINITAANTAPTAIVLSANTVAEDAASGTDVGTLTATDANGDDTHTFELVAGTGDTDNASFTIDGDTLQTATTLDFETQSSYSVRVRATDNFGGTFEETFTITVTDVNEAPSNLALSFSTIADGESSGTDIGDFSADDPDSGDTITYSLVAGTGDTDNSAFSVAGGTLTITEAVDDAIQSMYSIRVRAEDAGGLFTEEVITINVTEANVAPTAIALSSSTVTIGDPSGTTVGDFSATDANASDDHTYTLVAGTGDTDNAMFTIEDGQLKTAAVIPGGAPATYSIRVQAEDHYGLTFEQVLTITVQ